The Plasmodium chabaudi chabaudi strain AS genome assembly, chromosome: 14 genome contains the following window.
TGTTGTATCttgaattaaaataatatgtataagtatatatgcTCATGTAATACATATTcattgtttctttttttgttatataaatttttaaaaagtttaaaaaacaagtcacaaaaaaatattagtaTCTAATATTTaggctattttttttttcactttcaACTGTTGGGCACAACCAATATTTATCTGGAGCTATGTTATCACTTCTATGAATGTCAGTAAATATGGCTTGTGCTTTGCTGCTCTGATTGGTAGTGGATGCATCGTCTCTTGGAACTATTCCCTAAgaatcaaaaaatttatatgagCAGAAATATGTAcgtatgcatatttatgttgAGAAAGGCATAGTATTTATTACCACATGACATAaatatactaaaaaaacACAAGCAATTAACTTcctatttattaattaccATTTTGGTATGAACAAACGAATCCCTTCGGTTTTTTCTAGCatcttgttttttataagttGCATATGCATCGAATTCTGAGAAGTTTTGAACAATAATATTGGAACAACCAGGCTTTCTTTCCACCATAATTTCTGTTCTACCACTTGATTTATCTGTTACCGCGTATTTcgtagaaaaatatttatcgaTTTCACTATCATCAACATGCCTAGATAATGCTCTTTTCGGTGTTAATACATGTCCTTtgtcagaaaaaaaatattttgaatcaTTTAAATCTGCATCActtacattattttgtataatgcCCTTTAATAATTCCCCATGGTGgcttatatcatttttaattcgtCTATTTCTTAGATcgatatcatttttaatttctgaTTGCAAGCCTGCATATTTCATATCACTGTTTCTATGTTTAAGACcgtattttaaaaaacatccatctgctatattttttttttcattaggGCAATTATGCAAAATTCCATAAATGTTATTAccatatgaaaaattatttccattaaATACGGATCTTTTTCTGacatcaaaattttttaaatgatccAAACGTTCAGAACTTAATCCGGCATAATTAAATTGGTCCATGTTTctagaaaattatataataatgttcACAATTatcaaacaaataaatgaatgGTGCGAACAACAAAATGCGATATACGTATATGTGTGtagtgaaataaaaaataatgataaaatacaaaagtataatatttagtttgtaaatatataaatatttataatatatgctatTATCTACACATGAATGTACAAATAATGACTATAATAGAACAAATAtccatttaaaaatatatggatatattattattacaagctaaaaaaaacatgcttaataacaatttataagacaaataattttttaagaattttacattatacatatatatatgtttacatgtgtattatttatttttttgtcatttaaatattttgtagaATTTCATTACTGttgttttttatgtatatatatatcaattttcattattaaaatataaaatcattTGTTTACACACATAAAAAGATTCTTCCGTtgtccattttttttataccgTTGCATATTGGtgctatttatttattttttttttttttctttcattttttataaaaaaataacatatattGCCTGAACGTTCAGGTGTTTATGCATTTGCAAGTAtttacatgtatatataataaataaaaaaacaacttttttaagggatataattttttaaataacatataaatGTTAATCTTATAGaaattgtttaaaatatgagAAAATTCTAATCAATAAATgtcaatttattatataattggcacataacaaaaaataagatcatttgaaaatgctttaaaaatatattgccATAAATGGTCccttattacatttttttgtcttatcctgttttgttcataattttttccattttttttttattataagaatatttttagctagatataaaaaaaatagctacaCATTTAgttcattattaatatgaacaaaatgtTAGACAAGAAAgatttttaaatactttTTATGATAAAGACTGTATTTTCAATGAGGagttatttaaaaaaattataaatgaaagtatattgataattttatataaaaataaaaaaaataatttaatatgaattttttttaatcaaTAGCAAATGGGACAATCCCCACACCATTCCtcgcatatatatattttggaGGGGATGCATGAATTTATTACtacaaacatatatatttatgcatatatatacaaattcatttgtttatatatacatatccacgataaaaaaataattctacAACGTTTCGCATATAAAGTTATGATTCGTGTGACAGCACATATCAGCGGCAATATTCATAGCTTTATAAGCAATGTCCTTAGCAGATAAATTTTCGATATCGTATAAAGCTCTTGCAGCTGCTATTGCATATGGGCCTCCCGATCCTGTCCCTAAAACATTTCCAGATGGTTCTAAAACATCACCATTTCCGGTTACCTCTAATAAAGTGTCCTTGTCAGCCACTATTAATACTGCTTCCAAATGACGTAAATATCTATCAGTTCGCCACAATTTGGCTAGTTCAACACAGCTTCTCAGAAGTTGATCTGTACATtcacaaataaaataaaaatacatatatatatttatgttgtATATTAAAACTCTTATGATTTCatgcaaaaatataaatgtttaAACGCTCCAATTTCGTATGTATactaaaatgaaaattatttacttGGGTATTCGTCAATTTTTGTTTCAAATTTGTCTAATAAGGTAAAACAATCTGCTGTAGCGCCTGCGAAGCCCATTAAAATGTTATCTTTTAGccttcttattttttttgcgtTTCCTTTAACTATctaaaaaattgtgaatATGTATGATTCATTATGAGTATATGGAAATAATTGATATCAATAAACAAATGGCTATGTGTCGTGGAAAATAAACACtgtattatgtatatacataatatatttttcatgtaATTTGGCCAAACCATTGTTCCTTGGGAAACCATGCCATCACCGATTAAACACTAGAAAcgaaaaaagtaaaagtAAATGTgtaataatacatttaaaatgttttattataacgaatatatggatatataatttaaatgaaacttgaattttcattatattcgcacactttatattattttccttaataaaattttaccACTTCATTGTTTTTGCGCACGCATAATATCGTAGTTCCATGTCGCGGTATCACAATCTTTCCACTATCAGAAAAGTAGCTTCTCTAtatgattaaaaaaatatatatatgtatactcTATATTTGGTCCTTtatacgaaaaaaataaaacatagtTATGAGAAATAAGAATGTaagtatttatttgtatgtaCTAACTTGAATTGCTGTGGTTATTTGTTTTCGCGGTTTAACTATATTTGAAAGggatttaaaaaacatttttctctttttgtATTAAGGCGATTAAAAAGGtaaatttaataacatTATTAAGACGTATTCGCGCTTAAGTGTAGAAAACACTTGTAGTGTTATGCATACAAATGCGAATTAgtattattcttttttctcAAAAGCATGAAATTATAGAATATGAAAAGAAACAATATAActgtaataataaacaataataaatataaattaaattacaGTAAATCATATGGTAAtcatatgaatttttttatgcattaaaagaaaaaaaaaagaattaaaaaagaaaagtcTCCATAAGAATTTGGATTTATTAacctattatatatgtatatatatatttataatatataatatatcatcaCATGAAAAaccttttaataaaatattaaattattcatatgtAGGTGaataaaaggaaaagaaaattaatttattgttttgAACATATGCAAAGGAATAAAACTGTGAAATATCACATGGTATGAAACTATTATTTGGGGGggtatttgttttattgtactaaaatattttttattcataacttgaattattctttttagtgaaaaataaaaaaatattgacaaagaaaaaatcaatattaagaaacatatttttattaatgaaaTTTTAGCCTTATAAATCTGAGATATCATTCCAAAAgacgaaataaaaaaaaatttaatttataaaatattatgaaaaacaataagataaaaaaatggtgtAGCAAATCTTTAGATAATTATACATGTGTAGAATTGTTAACGGAATTCAATTTATTCTcttttataacattttttgtagatatgtttgtatgtatatgtatCACATAattgattttaaaaaatatgcaaacaCACCCACACATATAAacgaaaacaaaaataggattggaaacaaaattatttttcaaaatgtaAATGTTCATACACATATGAATGCATTCATTGTATGTACCACCACTCTTATGCAATAGTTCAAGATATTGGGTATTTCATACAATGCTTTGCATATAAggaactaaaaaaattatatttttatgatggCACATggttattaatatatgccATGTTGCGCAAATATAGTTGCCATATTAATCATTAAGCTTTGATCTTCTTTAAAGATTTGGTTATATTCTTCTGGAATCTTGGTTTCACTAATCTcatcaataatatttatttttgtatcaTCTTCATATTCAAGAACTAAATTTGGTAGTTCTACTAAGTAAGAAAACTGTTTATTTGATGGTACATAAAaatcaataatattttctccatattttaatgtttttataggataacaattatatatatcccatatttttaatccATCTTTACCTAAAGAAATCATAAATTGATTTTTATCACTAAcataacattttattatatcatttttatggCCTATAAATGtagtaaaattttttaaattaaaatatggatGGTTTTgagaataattttttaaaagtttattatctttaaaattttcatatttttcatccttaaatgttttattcTCTTGTTCATCATTCTTTATGATTTTTACATAATCGTTgttacatttatttatgtttgcAAGATGAGGTTTTCTATCCTCTTTACACTCGTTGCTATGTCCATGTCCATTGTCAAGCAAGCTAGCAATTGGTATTCGGAATATTTTCTTGCctttacataaatataagtgTGTATTAAATGGGTAATTtgaacatatatatgagcAATTCATtgaatatgtttttaatatttgtattggttgatttgtttttaatccccaaatatataaacttCCATCATTAGTTAAAGAAattaatgtaaaatatgaatcatatatatttggtGTTATTGGAAGAATTTGCTTTATActtgtatttatatcatgTTGATAAAATAGCATTGGTTTAGTTgcacttttttttcttaacatgtcatgtaaattatatacatgaattatattatcatcactatatgtatatacaacATTTAATGTTTGatcaattattatatcttttatacATCCAAAATGTGCCTGAAATGAACTAATTAATAGTCCTGTTATAGAAgaccatatatatatatttcctgTTTTATCACCCCccaaaattaatttttcattttttgttaatttaattatatttatatacactCGTAAAtgttttgtatatattgcaTTACTTTTTGTGGATGAATATTgtgttataatttttctatttgcatttaaaattaaaaaatttccatttttaagcatacatatttttttctcattaTCTTTAATTGATAGTTCAAACTTATTTTCACATCTTTCGTTATCTGCATTTATACAAAGTATATCATAGTTGTCATAAATTAGCATTACTTTGTTCTgttccatttttttgttatttactttcctatattaatattttctctGTTTTAATGTTTCTTCGTCATTTATATGTACAGTTATGGGATGTAACTTTTATTACATCGAgttatatcttttattcTTTCTTCTTCTATATAAAGGTTGtcagaaaataattatttgtattccccatatgttttataaGATTAATGATATATCTCGAAATTCTTATGCGAATATGATAATTCTTCCTAACTCGTGAtcaataacaaaaaatatatgaatgctaaaatatggatataattttattcttaaaatttttaggtggtatatttatttgaatacattttaataaatactttaaaaaaaaaataatataatatacgaAATATGttccaattttatattctatattttcttctacttttgtttttaaaaataattttacaatttttttttttaactatttATAGCAGTCCAAAAAACATCACAATTTGTggagaaaattatttttataattacataAGCACTAATACGtgtatatacttttttctCGTAGCTTAAATATACAAGGATTTATAGAGtgtatatgttttttatttttgttaagtattgtaaaaaaaaataccaaTAAATTGGTgaattgtataaaaataatcttaactataattaaaagtacacaatgatataattttttttttctttttagtTACATTCAAAAAATTGGTGATGTTCTAAGAATGCAATTTCATGCAACTTAATTTGATcgtattttcatataagagtgaatatatgatatttgtattaaacttaaaggaatattttttttaattttattatataatatttggaaattagtaaaatattatagaaatattgatatatataaaaaacagtATTATAAACACCCATTATTTCAGTGATCGTTATCATAGGGTTGGTATAATGTTATCTTtcagtaaaaaaaaaagaaaaaagaaaatataatacattataTTACTACATATTGcaatataatgaatagTACCAGATTGCGTCACATTGAAAAtgcattaaataattttaatttcatgTCCCCTTTGGACATTTATATgcgtttatattttaaaagtaaTAACATAAAGAATAGAGATAAACCTTATATTTCAGAACATGTCTACa
Protein-coding sequences here:
- a CDS encoding WD repeat-containing protein, putative translates to MEQNKVMLIYDNYDILCINADNERCENKFELSIKDNEKKICMLKNGNFLILNANRKIITQYSSTKSNAIYTKHLRVYINIIKLTKNEKLILGGDKTGNIYIWSSITGLLISSFQAHFGCIKDIIIDQTLNVVYTYSDDNIIHVYNLHDMLRKKSATKPMLFYQHDINTSIKQILPITPNIYDSYFTLISLTNDGSLYIWGLKTNQPIQILKTYSMNCSYICSNYPFNTHLYLCKGKKIFRIPIASLLDNGHGHSNECKEDRKPHLANINKCNNDYVKIIKNDEQENKTFKDEKYENFKDNKLLKNYSQNHPYFNLKNFTTFIGHKNDIIKCYVSDKNQFMISLGKDGLKIWDIYNCYPIKTLKYGENIIDFYVPSNKQFSYLVELPNLVLEYEDDTKINIIDEISETKIPEEYNQIFKEDQSLMINMATIFAQHGIY
- a CDS encoding subpellicular microtubule protein 2, putative; this translates as MDQFNYAGLSSERLDHLKNFDVRKRSVFNGNNFSYGNNIYGILHNCPNEKKNIADGCFLKYGLKHRNSDMKYAGLQSEIKNDIDLRNRRIKNDISHHGELLKGIIQNNVSDADLNDSKYFFSDKGHVLTPKRALSRHVDDSEIDKYFSTKYAVTDKSSGRTEIMVERKPGCSNIIVQNFSEFDAYATYKKQDARKNRRDSFVHTKMGIVPRDDASTTNQSSKAQAIFTDIHRSDNIAPDKYWLCPTVESEKKNSLNIRY
- a CDS encoding ATP-dependent protease subunit ClpQ, putative, whose amino-acid sequence is MFFKSLSNIVKPRKQITTAIQRSYFSDSGKIVIPRHGTTILCVRKNNEVCLIGDGMVSQGTMIVKGNAKKIRRLKDNILMGFAGATADCFTLLDKFETKIDEYPNQLLRSCVELAKLWRTDRYLRHLEAVLIVADKDTLLEVTGNGDVLEPSGNVLGTGSGGPYAIAAARALYDIENLSAKDIAYKAMNIAADMCCHTNHNFICETL